Sequence from the Flavobacterium sp. TR2 genome:
AAATTTAAATTCTGGGTTGATGTTTCGATAATCCTCAGGATCTTGAAGTTCTTCTATTTCCTCTACAACCGATTTCAAGTTCAGCGATTCAAAATCATAAGAATGCAAAAGCAAAGGCGGATTATCTTTTAAGGTTGGATAAACTTCTGTATACCAATTTGGGCCATATTCTCCAACATCGAGCATTCCATCAGCGTCTAATTGCTTGTATAAAAGTGGAAAATTGAAACCGTATTTCTTTTCTATTTCTTGTATTGTCATCTTTGGGGCAAATTCTATTACAATCAAACCACTAAGATAGCAATCTTTTTACTACAGCAAAAAACCTGAAGTCAATTATTTCAAAGCTTCCGCAATCATTAAGGCGCATTTTTCACCATCAATTGCGGCAGAAATGATTCCGCCGGCATACCCCGCACCTTCTCCGCATGGATATAATCCTTTGATTTGCAAATGCTCTAAAGTCATAGGATCTCTCGGAATTCTTACTGGCGATGAAGTTCTGCTTTCTGGTGCGTGCAAAATAGCTTCGTTAGTTAAATAACCGCGCATTGATTTTCCGAACTCCTGAAATCCCTGACGCATAATTTGAGTCAAAAAACCTGGAAAAACCTGTCCCAATTCTACCGAAGTTGTTCCGGGAACATAAGAAGTTTTCGGAATGTCTGCTGAAACTTTGCTTTTTGTAAAATCAATCATTCTTTGAGCTGGGACTTTTTGAGTTTCTCCAGCCAAATGCCAAGCCTTTTGTTCGATGCTTTTTTGAAATTCCATTCCAGCCAAAGCTCCGAATCTTGCAAAAGGTTTAAAATCTTCTAGTTTCAATTCGACCACAATTCCAGAATTTGCTGTTGCCTGATCACGTTTAGATGGCGACCAGCCGTTTGTAACTACTTCTCCCGGACTTGTTGCACAAGGCGCAATTACGCCTCCCGGACACATACAGAAAGAGTACATTCCGCGGCCATTAACTTGTTTTACGATAGAATATGGTGCTGGAGGCAAATGTTCTCCACGGAAATCACAACTATATTGAATGCTATCGATTAATTCTTGCGAATGCTCTGCTCGAACTCCCAAAGCAAATGGTTTTGCTTCTATTAAAATTTTCTTTTTATCTAATAATTCAAAAATATCACGAGCTGAATGTCCCGTTGCCAAGATTAATTTATTG
This genomic interval carries:
- a CDS encoding NAD(P)/FAD-dependent oxidoreductase yields the protein MPKELLLQVTPEIAANESLLKDYLSKQIKVSSNEIQHVSILKRSIDARQKAIKINLKVLIYLKGEPFQETKLELPIYKDVSNAQEVIVVGAGPAGLFAALQLIELGLKPIVLERGKDVRGRRRDLKAINREHIVNEDSNYCFGEGGAGTYSDGKLYTRSKKRGDVTRILELLVAFGASEDILVEAHPHIGTNKLPKIIEDIRNKIREFGGQVLFETRVDDILVKNNEVEGIVTQNGDKIHANKLILATGHSARDIFELLDKKKILIEAKPFALGVRAEHSQELIDSIQYSCDFRGEHLPPAPYSIVKQVNGRGMYSFCMCPGGVIAPCATSPGEVVTNGWSPSKRDQATANSGIVVELKLEDFKPFARFGALAGMEFQKSIEQKAWHLAGETQKVPAQRMIDFTKSKVSADIPKTSYVPGTTSVELGQVFPGFLTQIMRQGFQEFGKSMRGYLTNEAILHAPESRTSSPVRIPRDPMTLEHLQIKGLYPCGEGAGYAGGIISAAIDGEKCALMIAEALK